In one Agrobacterium tumefaciens genomic region, the following are encoded:
- the ubiB gene encoding 2-polyprenylphenol 6-hydroxylase, which yields MSTLGAYFRLTRVGWVLVREGVVLALPSDDLPAPAQLLKAVLKPFARSKAKRAQRSDRLATAVERLGPSYVKMGQFLATRPDVVGADFADDLASLQDRMAFFPAAAAKANIEGSLGRPVSELYREFGDPIAAASIAQVHPAIVDTPKGPRKVAVKVIRPGVRQRFQNDLEAMYLIADLQQRFVRSARRLRPVEVTRTLEQTTKIEMDLRLEAAALSELAENTKDDPGFRVPEVDWERTGRDVVTMEWIDGVKMSDIEGLKAAGHDLNQLADTLIQSFLRHTLRDGFFHADMHPGNLFVDAEGEIVAVDMGIAGRLGKKERRFLAEILYGFITRDYMRVAEVHFEAGYVPGHHDKASFAQAIRAIGEPIHGQPAETISMGKLLTLLFEVTELFDMETRPELVMLQKTMVVVEGVSRMLNPRFNMWKAADPVVGGWIRDNLGPKRIVTDLKDGVKAALKLAEAAPEIAAKTEKLHSDLMYMSENGLRFDAQTAEAIGKAEARHTRWGRAALWVIALTLLYIAIRIS from the coding sequence ATGAGCACTTTGGGCGCATATTTCCGCCTCACAAGGGTTGGCTGGGTTCTCGTGCGCGAAGGCGTTGTGCTGGCACTGCCGTCCGATGACCTGCCTGCACCAGCACAATTGCTGAAAGCGGTGCTGAAGCCCTTCGCCCGCAGCAAGGCCAAGCGGGCGCAGCGCAGTGACCGGCTGGCCACGGCTGTCGAGCGGCTTGGCCCTTCCTATGTGAAGATGGGTCAGTTTCTGGCCACAAGGCCTGATGTCGTCGGCGCCGATTTTGCCGATGATCTCGCAAGCCTTCAGGACCGCATGGCGTTTTTTCCCGCAGCCGCGGCGAAGGCCAATATCGAAGGTTCACTCGGGCGCCCGGTTTCGGAGCTTTACAGGGAATTCGGCGATCCGATCGCCGCCGCTTCCATCGCCCAGGTTCACCCGGCCATAGTGGATACGCCGAAAGGGCCACGCAAGGTGGCCGTCAAGGTCATCCGCCCCGGTGTGCGCCAGCGCTTCCAGAACGATCTCGAGGCGATGTATCTGATCGCCGACCTGCAACAGCGTTTCGTCCGCTCCGCCCGTCGCCTGCGCCCGGTTGAAGTGACGCGCACTCTGGAACAGACCACCAAGATCGAGATGGATCTGCGGCTTGAGGCCGCCGCGCTTTCCGAACTTGCGGAAAACACCAAGGACGATCCCGGGTTCCGCGTTCCCGAGGTCGACTGGGAACGCACCGGCCGCGATGTCGTCACCATGGAATGGATCGACGGCGTCAAGATGTCGGATATCGAGGGGCTGAAGGCCGCCGGTCACGACCTGAACCAGCTCGCCGACACGCTGATCCAGTCTTTCCTGCGCCACACGCTGCGCGACGGCTTTTTCCATGCCGATATGCATCCCGGCAATCTCTTCGTGGATGCTGAAGGCGAGATCGTCGCCGTCGATATGGGCATTGCCGGACGCCTTGGCAAAAAGGAGCGCCGTTTCCTCGCCGAAATCCTCTACGGCTTCATCACCCGCGATTACATGCGCGTGGCGGAAGTGCATTTCGAGGCCGGTTATGTGCCGGGTCATCACGATAAAGCCAGCTTCGCCCAGGCGATCCGCGCTATCGGCGAACCGATCCACGGCCAGCCGGCCGAGACGATCTCCATGGGCAAGCTTTTGACGCTGCTGTTTGAAGTAACCGAACTCTTCGACATGGAAACGCGCCCGGAACTGGTGATGCTGCAAAAGACCATGGTGGTGGTGGAGGGCGTGTCGCGCATGCTCAATCCGCGCTTCAACATGTGGAAGGCGGCTGATCCGGTCGTCGGCGGCTGGATCAGGGATAATCTCGGGCCGAAACGCATCGTCACCGACCTGAAGGACGGCGTGAAGGCGGCTCTCAAGCTTGCGGAGGCAGCACCCGAGATCGCCGCCAAGACGGAGAAGCTGCATTCGGACCTGATGTATATGAGCGAAAACGGCCTGCGTTTCGACGCACAGACGGCGGAAGCCATCGGCAAGGCGGAAGCGCGACATACCAGATGGGGACGGGCAGCGCTCTGGGTGATTGCGCTGACGCTTCTCTATATTGCAATCCGAATCAGTTAA